The genomic DNA GACGAAGAAGGGCATGCTCTTTGCCGCAATCGCGATGATGACGGCAAGTCGCGGATAGGAGAGCAGACCGATCTGCGAGAAGCCGACGAAGATTGGCGTGATCATCAGCGAAGCCGGCAGGACCTGCAGCATCAGGATCAGGAACAGGCCGACATCGACCCAGACGTTGCGATATCTCGCGAGCACATAAGCGCAGCCGACCCCGAGCACTGTGATGAGCGCCATGGCGCCGAGCGCGATCAGCAGCGAATTCCAGAGATAGCGGCCCATATCGCGGCTTTCCCAGACATAGGTGTAGGTGCCCCATTGCGGTGCGGCCGGCCAGAAGCTCGGAGGTGTGGCGAACATTTCCGAGCCGCTTTTCAGCGCGGTTATGTACATCCAGTAGAGCGGAAAGAGATAGATCGCCGCCATGGCGATCGATATTGCCAGCATCAGGCGGTCGCGGTTCGTCGTCGTGCTCATCCGCGCACCTCGTGACGTGTGGAGCGGACATAGACAACGGATGCGAACATCACGAAGACGATCATGATGACGGAGATCGTCGCGCCCTTGGCAAAGTCGTATTGGCGGAAGGAGAGATCCCAGGCCCAGTATTGCGTGACGTTGGACGAATTGTTCGGTCCACCCGAGGTAATCGCGGCGAACAGATCGAACTGCTGCAGGGTGAAGATCAGCCCGAGTGCAATGATGGCGCCGATCGTCGAGCGCATCATCGGCAAGGTGATTGTCCAGAAACGCTGCCAGACATTGGCGCCGTCGAGCTCGGCCGCTTCGTAGAGATCGGCCGGAATGCCGGCCAGACCGACGGACAGCAGGATCATGTTGAACGAGGTGCCGAGCCAGATATTGGCGATGATCACGGCATAAAGCGAATAATGCGGGTCCGAGCGCCAGAAGATGTTGCCCGAGATGATGCCGCTCTCTTTGAGGATGAAATTCAGCACACCGAAATCGCCCGAGAGGATCCAGTTCCAGATAGCGCCGACCACCAGGCCGGGCATCACCCAGGAGACGAGGAACAGGCCGCGCATCCAGGAAGCGCCAGGAAAATTGACCCAGAAGAACAGCGCCAGGCCGAA from Rhizobium bangladeshense includes the following:
- a CDS encoding carbohydrate ABC transporter permease: MSTTTNRDRLMLAISIAMAAIYLFPLYWMYITALKSGSEMFATPPSFWPAAPQWGTYTYVWESRDMGRYLWNSLLIALGAMALITVLGVGCAYVLARYRNVWVDVGLFLILMLQVLPASLMITPIFVGFSQIGLLSYPRLAVIIAIAAKSMPFFVVLVRATFMSVPQELEEAALVDGNSRVGAFFNIVLPLARNGILVSAILIFMQAFGEFVYSKSMIQAAELQPASVGLNSFMGPNTNEWNNIMAYATMYVTPILAIFVLLQRRIVSGLTSGALK
- a CDS encoding carbohydrate ABC transporter permease, which codes for MKRILTSVRDGRGFDIVLVAFPLGFLFLMAGLPLIYNVVMSFQEVDMFSLGTFSRPFVGFKNYTDLFAQPETLPILYNTLIFVVGSIAGQFVIGFGLALFFWVNFPGASWMRGLFLVSWVMPGLVVGAIWNWILSGDFGVLNFILKESGIISGNIFWRSDPHYSLYAVIIANIWLGTSFNMILLSVGLAGIPADLYEAAELDGANVWQRFWTITLPMMRSTIGAIIALGLIFTLQQFDLFAAITSGGPNNSSNVTQYWAWDLSFRQYDFAKGATISVIMIVFVMFASVVYVRSTRHEVRG